A region from the Acyrthosiphon pisum isolate AL4f chromosome A1, pea_aphid_22Mar2018_4r6ur, whole genome shotgun sequence genome encodes:
- the LOC100162669 gene encoding cryptochrome-2 codes for MDKNDADVGRETTVHWFRKGMRLHDNPAFKLSCEAKNSNGERYKLRPIYILDPYFRKYIRAGANRWRFLQQSLVDLDTTLRKLGTRLYVIRGLPHEVFPDLFAKWNVKLLTFELDTEPYARERDNQVEQLARKHGVKVEQKVSHTIYNTELVLRANGGSVPMTYQKFVSVVGSMPTPRRPIPAPDMLPSECLLDDDLNNPEFDVPTLDELLTLKGFNPAELKPCLYPGGEKEALRRLEEYMKNKTWVCKFEKPNTSPNSLKPSTTVLSPYMKFGCLSASHFYYRLKEVIGNSPHSKPPVSLIGQLYWREFYYTVGASTPNFDKMVGNSICCQVPWDNNPDALEAWTNGKTGYPFIDAIMRQLRDEGWIHHLARHAVACFLTRGDLWISWEKGLAVFEELLLDADWSMNAGNWMWLSASAFFHQFFRVYSPVAFGKKTDKSGDYIRKYIPELAKYPDQYIYEPWSAPKSIQERAGCVVGVHYPKRVVVHEDVYKNNIAKMSLAYKSTKAGKSSNTKKSRDMSTSPDKKNIKKPKLK; via the coding sequence ATGGACAAAAACGATGCTGATGTGGGACGCGAGACAACCGTGCACTGGTTCCGGAAAGGTATGCGTCTGCACGACAACCCCGCGTTCAAGTTATCGTGTGAAGCGAAGAACAGTAACGGTGAGCGTTACAAGCTCAGGCCCATTTACATACTGGACCCTTATTTCCGCAAATACATACGGGCGGGTGCGAATCGCTGGAGGTTCTTGCAACAGAGTCTCGTGGACTTGGACACTACGCTCCGGAAACTGGGTACGCGACTGTACGTTATCAGAGGGTTGCCACACGAAGTCTTTCCAGACTTGTTTGCCAAATGGAATGTAAAACTGTTGACTTTCGAGTTAGACACCGAGCCGTATGCTCGCGAGAGAGACAATCAAGTGGAACAACTGGCCAGAAAACATGGTGTTAAAGTAGAACAAAAGGTCTCTCACACTATTTATAACACTGAACTTGTACTCAGGGCAAATGGAGGCAGCGTTCCAATGACTTATCAGAAATTTGTATCTGTTGTCGGCTCGATGCCAACTCCTCGTCGACCAATACCTGCACCAGATATGTTGCCTTCTGAGTGTCTACTTGATGATGACTTAAACAACCCAGAGTTTGATGTGCCGACTCTGGACGAATTGTTAACATTAAAGGGTTTCAACCCTGCAGAACTTAAACCGTGTTTGTATCCTGGTGGAGAAAAAGAAGCTCTCAGGCGTTTGGAAGAATATATGAAAAACAAGACATGGGtatgtaaatttgaaaaaccaaATACATCACCGAATAGCCTAAAGCCCAGCACTACTGTACTAAGTCCGTACATGAAATTTGGGTGTTTATCGGCTAGTCATTTTTATTACAGATTAAAAGAAGTTATCGGTAATAGCCCTCATTCTAAACCTCCTGTATCTCTGATTGGTCAGTTGTATTGGAGAGAGTTTTATTATACTGTTGGTGCTTCAACTCccaattttgataaaatggtTGGCAATTCAATTTGCTGTCAGGTACCATGGGACAACAACCCTGATGCGCTAGAAGCCTGGACAAATGGTAAGACAGGATATCCATTCATTGATGCCATCATGAGACAGCTGAGAGATGAAGGTTGGATACACCATTTAGCCAGACATGCTGTTGCATGTTTTTTAACCCGAGGAGACCTATGGATATCTTGGGAAAAGGGTTTAGCTGTATTTGAAGAATTATTGCTTGATGCTGATTGGTCAATGAACGCTGGGAATTGGATGTGGTTGTCAGCGTCAGCTTTTTTCCATCAATTTTTTAGAGTCTACAGTCCAGTTGCATTTGGTAAGAAGACTGATAAAAGTGGTGATTACATCAGAAAATATATCCCAGAATTGGCCAAATATCCAGATCAGTATATATATGAACCATGGTCGGCACCGAAGTCCATTCAAGAAAGAGCTGGTTGTGTAGTTGGAGTGCATTATCCAAAACGAGTGGTAGTGCACGAagatgtatacaaaaataatattgcaaaaatGTCATTGGCTTATAAGAGTACCAAAGCTGGCAAGAGTTCCAATACTAAAAAATCTAGAGATATGTCAACATCCCCcgataagaaaaatataaaaaaacctaaattaaaatga